The DNA segment GGCGAAACAGCGTGCGGTGGTCACCGCGGAGCGGCTCCAGATCAGCCGCGAAATGCACGATGCCATTTCAGGGCATTTGTCAGCGATCGCGATGCAGTCGGCGGCCGCGACGGCAGCACCACAGCCGCTGGATGCCGCTGAACTCCGGTCGCGGATGGAGCGGGTCCGGACCTTGAGCTTGGACGCGATGGCGGACATGCGCACGCTCATCGAGGTGCTGCGCACCGAGGAATCCGGTCCGATCGCGGTGCCCTGCGACTGGTCGTCCGTCACCGACCTGATCGAACAGGCGAGAGCATCGGGTACCTCGGTCACCATGGTCGGTGACGACCCCCGTTCGGTCGATCTCGACCACCCTGGTGGAATCGCGGCATGCAATGTCGTCCGCGAGGCGCTCGTGAACGCCGCCAAACACGCTCCGGGTGGTGAGGTGACCATTGTGATCACTCGTGGGGACGACGAACTGGAGATCGCGGCGACGAACCGTTGTGAGGCACCGAGTTCTGTGACGACTCCCGGTTCCGGTTATGGACTGCTTGGTCTTGCGGAACGGGTTCGCCTGTGTGGTGGCGATCTTCAGGTCGACCGGTCAGCTGAATCGTGGACTTTGCGGGCCTGCCTCCCGTTGTCGGTCAAGCAGGAAGTGAGTCATGCCTAGAGTTCTTGTCGTCGACGATCACTCCTCGGTGCGAGCGGGTGTCAAAGCAATCCTCGCCGCCGATCCGCACATCGAGGTCGTCGGCGAAGCCGCGACCGCGCGGGAAGCGATCGGCGCGGTCGAACAGCTCGCCCCTGACATCATCATGCTCGACCTTCAATTGCCCGACCGGGACGGTATCGCCGTGTGCCGCGAGATCGTCGAGCGGACCCGAACGCGAGTCCTGATCCTGACCGCATTCGAGATCGAGGACAACATCACGGCCACGCTCGAAGCGGGGGCCTCCGGTTTTCTCGCCAAAACCGCGGAACCGGGCCAGATGATCGACGCGGTCCGCGCCGTCGCCGCGGGGCACGCCTATCTCACACCGTCGGTCACCCGGCACGTGATCAAACACGTGACCGGCCGGGTCCCCGAGACCTCGGTGGCTCGCCCGCGCGCGGTGTCGCCGCCTTCGCCCGAGCTGACCAGCCGCGAGCGGGAGATCTGGCGGCTCCTCGGCGAGGGACAGACGAACAAGCAGATCGCGAGAGAACTCACGATCTCACCGGCGACCGCGAAGACACACGTCTCGCGCATCCTGCAAAAGCTCGGTGTGTCCACGCGTACTCAGGCCGCTTTGCTTGCTCGTTCCGACGAGTCCCAGGTGCGCGAAGGCTGATCAGTTCGCGATGAACACGTCCAGTAGCAGGTTCATGCGTGCTTCGCGGAGGTCGGGACGCAGTCGTGCCCCCAGCATGAGCGTGGCGAATCCGTGGATGGCGCTCCAGAAGACCTCGGCGAGGGTGTCGAGATCGCGATCGCCAGCGACGGGTTCCAGTGCTGCCAGCAGCTCGTCGAAGCCGGCCCGCAGTTCTTGCGGCGTTTCGCTTGTGCCGAACGGGATGTCCAGTTGCTGGAGGAACATCGCGTCGTAGAGCGCGGGTCTTTTCTCGGCGAAGTCGAGGTAGGCCATGGATGCCGCTCGCAGTGCCTCGGTCGGGTCGTCCTGTGCGGACCTCGCGGCGTGCAATGCCTTGGCGAGTTCACCGAAACCCTGAATGGCCACTGCCCGCACGATCGCGTCCTTGCCCGCGAAGTGGCTGTAGAGCACGGGCTGGCTGTACTCGACGCTCTCAGCGAGCCGCCGGGTCGTCACGGCGTCCCAGCCTTCCCGCTCCGCGAGTTCTCTCGCGGTGTCGATGATGAGCTTGTGACGCCGCGCGCGTTCGCGTTCGCGGCGTTCCCGAATGGCCATGAGCCGAAATCTAGCACCGCTAGGCAGTCGAGCGGCCGACACGGTGTCGCGGCACGGCCGAAACCGGGCCGCCGCTTGTACTGTCGTCACGGCCGGTGACGACAGTCGATGAACGGGAGCCGACGTGAAGCTGCGCTCTGAGGTCAGTGCGGAAAAGCTTCGCGGCGGTTTCTACACACCGGCGGGCCTAGTGCGGCACGCATTGCATCGATTGGGCGAGTTGTTGGGCACCTGGGACGACGTCTCGGTACTCGAACCGTCGGTCGGTGACGGAGCGTTCGTGGACGGACTTGCCGAAAGTTCCCTTCCCGTAGGGAATTTCACCGGGCTCGATGTGGACGGTGGAGCGGTCGCCGTTGCGAGACAACGGCTTGAAAGGTCCGGGATTCCCGGCGAGATCCTGCGGTCGAGCACCTTGGCGTGGAGTCTCGACACCACAAGGGAATTCGACGCCGTCGTCGGGAACCTTCCGTTCGTGCGATTTCAGTTCGTGTCGGTACCAGAACGCGAGCATGCCATGCGGCACGGTTCCGAACTCGGGGTTCCCGTCGCGGGCGTGGCGAATCTGTGGCTGCCGATGTTGTTGGCCTCGCTGAGAAGACTCAGGGTCGGGGGAGCGTTCGCTCTCGTCCTCCCCGCGGAATGTTTCACCGGCGTGAGCGCGGGCAAAGCGCGGCAGTGGTTGCTCCGGACGGTGGACGAACTGCGATTCGATCTCTACCCGCCGCGCTCGTTTCCCGGTGCGCTGCAAGAAGTCGTTCTGCTGTCGGGAAGGCGAGCCAGGCCGAGTTCCTCCGAACTGCGGCCGCTCGTCGTCTCACTGCACAGTGCGCAACACTCGACAGCCTTGTTCGCGCAAGATCGTGGCCTGGTCACCCGGCACGCCGTCGCGGTGAACGACGCGCCGTGGACATCCCTGTTGCTTCGTCCCGAACATCGCGAAGCGGTGGCCGAGGCACGAGCCATACCCGCGGTGCGCAGACTCGACGAAATCGCCAAGTTCGAGGTCGCGACCGTGACCGGAGCCAACGCGTACTTTTCGCTGAACGAGTCCGAGGTGAGCGAGTTCGGTCTGCGACCGTGGTCCCGCCCCCTGCTCGCCCGCGCGAAACACGCGCCTGGCCTGCGATTCACTGCGCGGGACTACCGGAACAACGCGGCGTCCGGCCTCAAGGTGCACCTTTTCGACGCGACATCGAGCCCACTGGAAAGGAAACCAGGTTCCGGACTGGACCGCTATCTCCGCCGAGGTGAGGACGATCTGATCCCGACGAGGTTCAAATGCCGGATCAGGCAACCGTGGTACCGCATCCCCAACATCAGGCACGGCCAACTGATGCTCAGCAAGCGTTCGCACCACCATCCGAGAGTGATCGTCAACGACATCGGCTGTGTCACCACGGACACGATTTACCGGGGCCGAATCACCGACGGAGTCACCGGTGACGCTGATTTCGCCGCCGCTTTCCACAACTCCCTGACGCTGCTTTCCGCCGAATTGGAGGGCAGGAACTTCGGTGGCGGGGTCCTGGAACTCGTACCCAGCGAAGTGGGGAGGCTCGCGGTCGTCAGCGCGCCTGGCATGGCTCGCGACCTTCCTCGGCTCGACGAGCTGTGCAGGGAATGTGCCGCGACGGGCGATCCGGCGGTCGCGACGGAAACCATCGTCAGGGAAACCGATGCGTTGCTCGCGAAACAACAACTCGGGCTCACCGGCGACCTGCTCGATACGTTGCGGGAGGCGCACGAGGTGCTGCGGGGAAGACGGCTGGCTCGTGCGTCCGGTTCGGACGAGCCGGCCTCGTTGAATAACTCTGAATAACTCCGCCGGGTGAACCCGTTGGCGAGCCTCACGGAGGACGCCTAACGTTTTTCTGTCTTCGCCTGAGCAGGAGGTGCTTCATGACGACGACGG comes from the Prauserella marina genome and includes:
- a CDS encoding sensor histidine kinase — its product is MNEVDGLSRPATRDMWVSAGYVLVAVAFVFVPAVGIEWRPASSSLVLIGSIVAAVVLGIAHVFRRSLPGAVVVISVVTLVTEAAVTGTTSFGVVLLACDALYCLVISRSTPQTWRLLPALAAGCLSLAVVGLLLTPVLAAPLVQMTILLLAVGVTLWWGVSVRIPMNEADHERERAVLLAEAAEAKQRAVVTAERLQISREMHDAISGHLSAIAMQSAAATAAPQPLDAAELRSRMERVRTLSLDAMADMRTLIEVLRTEESGPIAVPCDWSSVTDLIEQARASGTSVTMVGDDPRSVDLDHPGGIAACNVVREALVNAAKHAPGGEVTIVITRGDDELEIAATNRCEAPSSVTTPGSGYGLLGLAERVRLCGGDLQVDRSAESWTLRACLPLSVKQEVSHA
- a CDS encoding response regulator; translation: MPRVLVVDDHSSVRAGVKAILAADPHIEVVGEAATAREAIGAVEQLAPDIIMLDLQLPDRDGIAVCREIVERTRTRVLILTAFEIEDNITATLEAGASGFLAKTAEPGQMIDAVRAVAAGHAYLTPSVTRHVIKHVTGRVPETSVARPRAVSPPSPELTSREREIWRLLGEGQTNKQIARELTISPATAKTHVSRILQKLGVSTRTQAALLARSDESQVREG
- a CDS encoding TetR/AcrR family transcriptional regulator, translating into MAIRERRERERARRHKLIIDTARELAEREGWDAVTTRRLAESVEYSQPVLYSHFAGKDAIVRAVAIQGFGELAKALHAARSAQDDPTEALRAASMAYLDFAEKRPALYDAMFLQQLDIPFGTSETPQELRAGFDELLAALEPVAGDRDLDTLAEVFWSAIHGFATLMLGARLRPDLREARMNLLLDVFIAN
- a CDS encoding class I SAM-dependent methyltransferase, whose protein sequence is MKLRSEVSAEKLRGGFYTPAGLVRHALHRLGELLGTWDDVSVLEPSVGDGAFVDGLAESSLPVGNFTGLDVDGGAVAVARQRLERSGIPGEILRSSTLAWSLDTTREFDAVVGNLPFVRFQFVSVPEREHAMRHGSELGVPVAGVANLWLPMLLASLRRLRVGGAFALVLPAECFTGVSAGKARQWLLRTVDELRFDLYPPRSFPGALQEVVLLSGRRARPSSSELRPLVVSLHSAQHSTALFAQDRGLVTRHAVAVNDAPWTSLLLRPEHREAVAEARAIPAVRRLDEIAKFEVATVTGANAYFSLNESEVSEFGLRPWSRPLLARAKHAPGLRFTARDYRNNAASGLKVHLFDATSSPLERKPGSGLDRYLRRGEDDLIPTRFKCRIRQPWYRIPNIRHGQLMLSKRSHHHPRVIVNDIGCVTTDTIYRGRITDGVTGDADFAAAFHNSLTLLSAELEGRNFGGGVLELVPSEVGRLAVVSAPGMARDLPRLDELCRECAATGDPAVATETIVRETDALLAKQQLGLTGDLLDTLREAHEVLRGRRLARASGSDEPASLNNSE